One stretch of Oncorhynchus gorbuscha isolate QuinsamMale2020 ecotype Even-year linkage group LG21, OgorEven_v1.0, whole genome shotgun sequence DNA includes these proteins:
- the LOC124008528 gene encoding interleukin-8-like, whose protein sequence is MNTAMAVIVLLVCSDVICMIQGRGIQYPRCRCPTVHTGGVNISLIRKLTYYRPRSHCSKEEVIVTLKTRGPLCLDPNGNFAKTLIERQIKVNQQRQNQRSIETLSPHTTTST, encoded by the exons ATGAATACTGCAATGGCTGTTATCGTTCTTCTGGTGTGCTCAGATGTTATCTGCATGATACAAG GGAGAGGTATACAATATCCTCGATGCCGCTgtcctacagtacatacagggGGGGTGAATATCAGTTTAATCAGGAAACTGACCTATTACCGTCCTCGCTCGCACTGCTCTAAGGAAGAAGTCAT TGTCACACTGAAAACCAGGGGTCCGCTCTGTCTGGACCCAAATGGGAATTTTGCCAAAACACTGATTGAAAGACAAATCAAAGT AAATCAACAGCGTCAGAATCAACGTTCCATTGAGACTCTCTCCCCACATACCACCACTAGCACTTGA